A window from Cyanobacteria bacterium FACHB-DQ100 encodes these proteins:
- a CDS encoding ABC transporter substrate-binding protein, which produces MVNPQIWRSGLIALLSALAVVVTNCSPQNSTPANSGVLVYAASGQPTNLEPGNVTDGNSLIVHNQIYNRLIQFKPGTTELEPSLAIAWSASKDGKTWTFKLRQGVKFHDGTDFNANAVKFNVDRWWDKNNPNGFRNAGKSYEIWGQIFGGYKGEPDSLIQDVRVVDDSTLQFVLKQPFAAFPTAIAAAYFGIASPSAIQKAGANYGTPAGGAVGTGAFVFKGWQSGDRITLEKNPNYWKPELPKSNQLVMRFVGDSGARLAQVRAGQIDFTVELAPDQKTEIEQDQNLTVANRPSFNVGYLALNPSFKPLSDVRVRQAIAHAINKPAIVQAFWKGSAQTTPHFVPPALDWSTSPKLQDYDYNPQKARDLLKQAGFPNGFEIDLWYMPVARPYFPTPKPISEAFAADLQAVGIRANLKTKDWAAYLADRNKNPGYPMFMLGWTGDYGDPDTFYYPHFGPGSTTDLGGWKNDRVTQLLNQARATSDRSARAKLYAEVDEIIHREAVRLSIVHSDPLLVQRKTITGWTPSPLGAEPFEAIAKQ; this is translated from the coding sequence ATGGTAAATCCTCAAATCTGGCGATCAGGCTTGATCGCGTTGTTGTCTGCTTTGGCTGTTGTCGTCACGAATTGCAGCCCGCAAAATTCGACTCCTGCTAATTCGGGTGTGTTGGTCTATGCTGCGAGTGGACAACCAACGAACTTAGAACCCGGCAATGTGACTGATGGGAATTCTTTGATTGTTCATAACCAAATTTACAATCGATTGATTCAGTTCAAGCCTGGAACGACTGAGCTAGAACCCAGTTTAGCCATCGCTTGGAGTGCTTCCAAAGATGGCAAGACCTGGACATTCAAGCTGCGTCAGGGCGTAAAGTTTCATGATGGGACAGACTTTAATGCCAATGCGGTGAAATTTAATGTCGATCGCTGGTGGGATAAAAACAATCCGAATGGGTTTCGCAATGCCGGCAAGAGCTACGAAATTTGGGGACAGATTTTCGGGGGCTACAAGGGCGAACCGGATTCGCTGATACAGGATGTTCGGGTTGTGGATGATTCGACCCTCCAGTTTGTGCTGAAGCAACCCTTTGCCGCATTTCCAACGGCGATCGCAGCGGCATACTTCGGCATTGCTAGTCCCAGCGCGATTCAAAAAGCAGGCGCAAATTATGGCACTCCCGCAGGCGGAGCCGTGGGAACCGGGGCATTTGTGTTCAAAGGGTGGCAGAGTGGCGATCGCATTACCTTAGAAAAAAATCCGAACTATTGGAAGCCAGAGTTACCGAAATCGAATCAACTGGTGATGCGGTTTGTGGGAGATTCCGGTGCGCGGTTGGCGCAAGTGAGAGCCGGACAAATTGACTTTACGGTCGAACTGGCTCCCGATCAAAAGACAGAAATTGAGCAAGATCAGAATTTAACTGTGGCGAATCGTCCTTCGTTTAATGTGGGCTATCTGGCATTAAATCCAAGCTTTAAGCCATTGTCGGATGTGAGAGTGAGACAGGCGATCGCTCATGCGATTAACAAGCCAGCGATCGTGCAAGCTTTCTGGAAAGGGTCAGCGCAAACCACCCCGCACTTTGTTCCACCTGCGCTCGACTGGTCAACTTCGCCGAAGCTGCAAGACTATGATTACAATCCTCAGAAAGCTAGAGATTTACTGAAGCAAGCAGGCTTTCCGAATGGGTTTGAAATTGATTTATGGTATATGCCTGTGGCGCGTCCTTACTTTCCGACCCCAAAACCGATCTCCGAAGCATTCGCCGCAGATCTGCAGGCGGTTGGAATTCGTGCCAATTTGAAAACAAAAGATTGGGCGGCGTATCTTGCCGATCGCAATAAAAATCCAGGTTATCCGATGTTTATGTTGGGCTGGACGGGCGATTATGGTGATCCGGATACCTTTTACTATCCGCATTTTGGGCCGGGTAGCACGACAGATTTGGGCGGATGGAAAAACGATCGCGTCACCCAACTTCTGAATCAAGCCAGAGCGACTAGCGATCGTTCAGCTAGAGCAAAGCTTTATGCAGAAGTAGATGAGATCATTCATCGTGAAGCAGTGCGATTGTCGATCGTGCATTCTGATCCATTGCTCGTACAGCGTAAAACGATTACCGGATGGACACCTAGCCCATTGGGGGCGGAACCCTTTGAAGCGATCGCAAAACAATAG
- a CDS encoding bacterioferritin — protein MRDLNLEKTTHLLNSIMEAELAGVVRYTHYSLMVTGPNRIPIVQFLKGQASESLLHAQQVGEILTGLEGHPSLKIAPIEETDKHSIYDILLESLNHETAALNLYKQLLDVVEDASIYLEEFVRGMIGQEELHGMELKKMLRDFHPDLT, from the coding sequence ATGCGCGATCTCAATTTAGAAAAAACAACCCATTTGCTCAATTCCATCATGGAAGCTGAGTTAGCAGGCGTAGTACGATACACGCACTATTCACTCATGGTTACAGGGCCTAATCGTATCCCGATCGTGCAGTTTCTCAAGGGACAGGCGAGTGAATCCCTGCTCCACGCTCAACAAGTTGGAGAAATTCTCACGGGACTCGAAGGACATCCAAGCTTGAAAATTGCGCCGATCGAAGAAACGGACAAGCACTCGATTTACGACATTCTGCTTGAGAGCCTCAACCACGAAACGGCAGCATTGAATCTCTACAAACAGTTGTTAGATGTTGTGGAAGATGCCAGCATTTATCTTGAAGAATTTGTACGCGGTATGATCGGGCAGGAAGAACTGCACGGGATGGAACTGAAGAAAATGCTGCGAGATTTCCATCCAGATTTAACTTAA
- the crcB gene encoding fluoride efflux transporter CrcB, with amino-acid sequence MHRRVAISKTKVNPFATLDPTLRSAIAISLGAIPGALSRYYLTLLFARWFGIQFPYGTFFINITGAMVMGFFVTFFLERSIGTPELRLFFAVGFLGSYTTFSTYALETSVLVKSGNPSLALLYGLGSAAIGCLGLELGSFLARKLS; translated from the coding sequence ATCCACCGAAGAGTCGCAATCAGCAAAACTAAAGTGAATCCATTTGCAACACTAGATCCAACCTTACGCAGCGCGATCGCGATTAGTTTGGGTGCGATTCCAGGTGCATTGAGCCGTTACTATCTCACGCTGCTGTTTGCGCGATGGTTTGGCATACAGTTCCCCTATGGCACCTTTTTTATCAATATCACAGGTGCAATGGTGATGGGCTTCTTTGTCACCTTCTTTCTAGAACGCAGCATCGGCACCCCAGAACTTCGCTTATTCTTTGCGGTTGGGTTTCTCGGCTCCTACACAACTTTTTCAACTTACGCGCTTGAAACTTCGGTCTTAGTGAAATCTGGAAATCCCAGTCTTGCGCTTTTGTACGGGTTAGGAAGTGCCGCGATCGGATGTTTAGGCTTAGAACTCGGCAGCTTCCTCGCTCGAAAATTAAGTTAA
- a CDS encoding class I SAM-dependent methyltransferase, with the protein MIEVLQNWQEVQTATQALQQASLPTHITIEKNWDQWLLAQLLQSSEINQQFKIIDLGCGDCCTLEFLSTLGFEDLHGIDFTIKPSQSNYKLYQGDLTDTSFPDCSYDVAVSISVIEHGVNLDAFFQEAYRLLKPNGLLFVTADYWQSKIPVDSSIQPFGLSWTIFSKTEIEQAIALAQSHGFLLEQNQEIPACTETTVFWYEKNYTFIALTFRRP; encoded by the coding sequence ATGATCGAAGTGCTGCAAAACTGGCAGGAAGTTCAAACCGCAACACAAGCTTTGCAACAAGCAAGTTTACCCACTCACATTACAATTGAGAAGAATTGGGATCAGTGGTTACTCGCTCAACTTCTACAATCATCAGAAATTAATCAACAGTTTAAGATCATCGATCTGGGATGCGGTGATTGTTGCACCCTTGAGTTTCTCTCTACTCTTGGTTTTGAAGATTTGCATGGCATCGATTTCACCATCAAACCGAGTCAATCGAACTACAAGCTTTACCAAGGAGATTTGACAGACACCTCATTTCCAGACTGTTCCTATGATGTTGCTGTCAGTATTTCTGTGATTGAACATGGAGTCAATCTCGATGCGTTTTTCCAAGAAGCTTATCGATTGCTCAAGCCCAATGGGTTGTTATTCGTAACTGCGGACTATTGGCAAAGTAAAATTCCAGTTGATTCATCGATTCAACCTTTCGGACTGTCTTGGACAATCTTTTCAAAGACAGAAATTGAGCAAGCGATCGCACTTGCCCAATCTCACGGCTTTCTTCTCGAACAAAATCAAGAAATTCCAGCGTGTACTGAAACAACCGTCTTTTGGTACGAAAAGAACTATACGTTTATCGCACTCACATTCCGAAGACCTTAG
- a CDS encoding DUF4383 domain-containing protein: MQSTSISTSAPTSPIRYGALGLGLFFLLLGLAGFVPAFVAPPEHFIPNLGFGYLFGLFPTNYFHNAIGILVGVWGLAAFTSLTGSIVFTRLFAIVYAAGAILGLLPFTNTLFGLTPLFGANVLLNAIVAGIAFYYGFVKSSEVKAAAIK; encoded by the coding sequence ATGCAATCAACATCAATCTCTACAAGCGCACCAACTTCTCCGATTCGTTATGGTGCTTTAGGTCTAGGTCTGTTCTTCCTGCTGCTCGGTTTAGCTGGATTTGTGCCTGCTTTTGTGGCTCCCCCTGAACACTTTATTCCCAATCTGGGCTTCGGTTACCTCTTTGGATTGTTCCCGACCAACTATTTCCATAACGCAATTGGCATTCTGGTTGGAGTTTGGGGACTTGCTGCATTTACCAGCTTGACTGGCTCGATCGTATTCACTCGTCTCTTCGCGATCGTGTATGCAGCAGGTGCAATCTTAGGACTGCTTCCGTTTACCAACACTCTATTTGGTCTGACTCCTCTATTTGGTGCAAATGTCTTGCTGAATGCGATCGTTGCAGGAATTGCGTTCTACTATGGCTTCGTGAAATCCTCTGAAGTTAAAGCTGCAGCGATCAAGTAA
- a CDS encoding high light inducible protein, whose protein sequence is MERSTINTDQVPAVTPAYNGADRNAWIFGWNPQQELWNGRLAMLGFIAYFLWDLAGYSVVREVLHLVR, encoded by the coding sequence ATGGAACGCTCAACAATTAATACCGATCAAGTTCCCGCTGTGACTCCGGCTTATAATGGTGCCGATCGTAACGCCTGGATCTTTGGCTGGAATCCTCAACAAGAACTTTGGAATGGTCGGTTAGCAATGCTTGGTTTCATTGCTTATTTTCTCTGGGATTTAGCAGGATATAGCGTGGTACGCGAGGTTCTCCATCTAGTTCGTTAA
- the galK gene encoding galactokinase: MTTATTVTFEQIFNASPDVQASAPGRVNLLGEHTDYNDGFVLPTAIPQQTTVYLGASPNDRHHIYSQELSEQVSISPNDPIPQGFSSYVIGCIRTLEQQGLNIPPLNIFVTSSVPIGSGLSSSAALEVAMLRALRSLLHLNIDDVKIAQFGQDAERNFAHVQCGIMDQMASSLADTNHLLFLDTRTLDRELLPFPQGAEVLVIDSGIPRTLAGSGYNQRRAECEEAAKLLNVPALRDVQDVSAIAALPSPLKERARHVITENNRVLEARSGVSAEQFGQLMNASHASLRDDYEVSVEGLDRLVAMLQETPGILGARLTGAGFGGACVALVDSNTRSDQAIQDVLNRYQQAGYNGKILVDRT; the protein is encoded by the coding sequence ATGACGACAGCCACAACAGTCACCTTTGAACAAATCTTTAACGCTTCTCCCGATGTTCAAGCGAGTGCGCCCGGACGAGTCAATTTACTAGGCGAACACACCGACTACAATGATGGTTTTGTGTTGCCGACTGCAATTCCCCAGCAAACCACTGTTTATCTCGGTGCTAGCCCGAACGATCGACATCACATCTATTCGCAAGAACTATCTGAGCAAGTCAGCATTTCTCCAAATGATCCAATTCCTCAAGGGTTCAGTAGCTATGTGATCGGCTGTATTCGCACCCTTGAACAGCAAGGATTGAACATTCCACCGCTCAACATCTTTGTGACTTCTTCGGTTCCAATTGGCTCTGGCTTGTCGAGTAGTGCAGCCTTAGAAGTTGCAATGTTACGCGCTTTACGATCGCTCCTCCATCTCAATATTGATGATGTCAAGATTGCTCAGTTTGGACAAGATGCAGAAAGAAACTTTGCCCATGTTCAATGCGGCATTATGGATCAGATGGCATCCAGCTTAGCAGATACGAATCATCTATTATTTCTGGATACACGAACGCTCGATCGTGAATTACTACCCTTTCCTCAAGGCGCAGAAGTCCTAGTCATTGATAGTGGAATTCCTCGTACATTAGCAGGCAGTGGATACAATCAACGTCGTGCAGAGTGTGAGGAGGCTGCTAAATTGCTTAATGTTCCAGCTTTGCGAGATGTGCAGGATGTAAGCGCGATCGCAGCTTTACCGAGTCCGCTCAAAGAAAGAGCACGTCATGTGATCACCGAGAACAATCGTGTTCTAGAAGCTCGAAGCGGTGTATCGGCTGAGCAATTCGGACAATTGATGAATGCCTCTCATGCAAGCTTGCGCGATGATTATGAGGTCTCTGTAGAAGGATTAGATCGGCTCGTTGCAATGCTGCAAGAAACACCAGGAATATTAGGAGCGCGGCTCACGGGCGCAGGATTTGGAGGCGCATGTGTTGCCTTAGTAGATTCCAACACCCGTTCTGATCAGGCAATTCAAGATGTCCTGAATCGCTATCAACAAGCAGGATACAACGGAAAAATATTAGTCGATCGCACCTAA
- a CDS encoding M24 family metallopeptidase, protein MQSQLSPTPASDDRTTEISQKLTWMREALQEAGASGLRLSGIDWFAWATAGGSNMVLLAADTGVAEVLVTLNGAWILTDEIEAQRLQDEEVPSSSDYQWAIAPWAKKADRESFVQKVTQGGKVISDIEGNLPRSLIDHKRMLLPSEIDRYRQVGKLASEAMTEVLTQASPDWTEVQLAGAGAAALWTRGLRPALTLAAGEVRLPKYRHTLPKQEKIGQMAMLVFCARGFGLYANLTRFIYFDRLSDQEATRHQQVREIEAIALDHCQTGTSLNQIYHTLQSAYEQQGYPNAIREHHQGGTTGYLSREVVADPETSDRLSANMAMAWNPSLVGAKIEDTFLLHEDNRLENLTLDPHWKSIEVNGRQRPLPLEKF, encoded by the coding sequence ATGCAATCTCAACTCAGTCCCACACCCGCAAGCGACGATCGCACTACCGAAATCAGTCAAAAACTAACCTGGATGCGCGAAGCCTTACAGGAAGCTGGAGCATCTGGTCTGCGATTGAGCGGAATTGATTGGTTTGCGTGGGCAACCGCAGGCGGCTCGAACATGGTGCTACTTGCGGCAGACACAGGAGTTGCTGAAGTTTTAGTCACACTCAATGGTGCATGGATTCTGACCGATGAGATCGAAGCTCAGCGACTTCAAGACGAAGAGGTTCCCAGCAGCTCAGACTATCAATGGGCGATCGCTCCTTGGGCAAAGAAAGCTGATCGTGAGTCTTTTGTGCAAAAAGTGACTCAAGGCGGCAAAGTCATCAGTGATATCGAAGGCAATTTGCCACGATCGCTGATCGATCACAAACGAATGTTATTACCGAGTGAAATCGATCGCTACCGCCAAGTCGGAAAACTCGCCAGCGAAGCAATGACCGAAGTTCTGACCCAAGCTTCACCAGATTGGACAGAAGTTCAACTTGCCGGAGCGGGAGCGGCTGCTCTCTGGACTCGTGGACTACGCCCCGCCCTCACGCTTGCGGCTGGAGAAGTTCGCTTGCCTAAGTATCGCCACACCCTTCCGAAGCAAGAAAAAATTGGACAGATGGCAATGTTAGTCTTTTGCGCCCGTGGCTTTGGTCTGTATGCAAATCTCACTCGCTTTATTTACTTCGATCGACTATCTGATCAAGAAGCAACCCGACATCAACAAGTGCGAGAAATCGAAGCGATCGCGCTCGATCATTGTCAAACTGGAACATCGCTCAATCAGATCTACCACACCCTACAAAGCGCATACGAGCAACAAGGCTATCCCAACGCTATTCGCGAACACCACCAAGGCGGAACTACTGGGTATCTATCTCGCGAAGTAGTTGCTGATCCTGAAACAAGCGATCGACTATCCGCAAACATGGCAATGGCTTGGAATCCTAGCTTAGTCGGAGCCAAGATCGAAGACACGTTCCTACTTCACGAAGATAATCGCCTCGAAAATCTCACGCTTGATCCACATTGGAAAAGCATCGAAGTCAACGGACGACAACGCCCCCTCCCCTTAGAAAAGTTCTAA